From Harpia harpyja isolate bHarHar1 chromosome 19, bHarHar1 primary haplotype, whole genome shotgun sequence, one genomic window encodes:
- the LOC128154741 gene encoding ectonucleoside triphosphate diphosphohydrolase 8-like isoform X2, whose translation MQTRLLRVVGWSSAAVLGVLGVAVFLLVLTLAKDAALPTRNKYGLVFDAGSTHTALYIYQWPTDKENGTGIVSQVEACTVSGPGISSYADNPAGAGASLKPCLDKAMKIIPAEQQRETPTYLGATAGMRLLREQNSTKAERVFAEVAKAIGEYPVDFRGARILTGNEEGSFGWITVNYLLETLVKFSFAEKWEHPRDTEVLGALDLGGASTQITFQPEVTIEDKNTSVFFRLYGTNYSLYTHSYLCYGQTQALKMLLAALHQGSPSPQQISHPCYPKGYRENITTADLYNSPCVRAPSTPSPAQVLTVTGTGDPPACSTAIQKLFNFSCGANRTCGFNGVYQPPVRGQFFAFSGLYHNFHFLNLTGGQSLTSVNATIGQFCTSSWEKVQKEFPTMDRTHLRDACAASSYTLTLLLQGYKFNHTTWLNIHFVPQVANVDMGWTLGYMLNLTNMIPSETPQRVVGLQRSNWIAATVLLAVMLILIFCLLTVICCQKNSSGYESL comes from the exons ATGCAGACGCGCCTGCTCAGGGTGGTGGGCTGGAGCTCGGCAGCCGTGCTGGGAGTGCTGGGGGTGGCCGTCTTCCTCCTGGTCCTGACCCTGGCGAAGGATGCTGCCCTTCCTACGAGGAACAAA tACGGTCTGGTGTTTGACGCTGGCTCCACACACACGGCTCTCTACATCTACCAGTGGCCCACAGACAAGGAGAACGGCACTGGCATCGTCTCCCAGGTGGAGGCCTGCACTGTATCTG GACCTGGCATCTCCAGCTACGCAGACAACCCCGCTGGGGCTGGAGCCAGCCTGAAGCCCTGCCTGGACAAGGCCATGAAGATCATCCCGGCAGAGCAGCAGCGGGAGACCCCCACCTACCTGGGGGCCACAGCGGGCATGCGGCTGCTGAG ggagcagaaCAGCACCAAGGCCGAGCGGGTCTTCGCCGAGGTTGCCAAGGCCATTGGCGAGTACCCTGTGGACTTCCGCGGAGCTCGGATCCTCACGGGGAACGAGGAGGGCTCCTTCGGCTGGATCACCGTCAACTACCTGCTGGAGACGCTCGTCAAG ttttcctttgcagagaAATGGGAACATCCACGGGACACCGAGGTTCTCGGAGCTCTGGACCTTGGAGGTGCCTCAACACAAATAACCTTCCAGCCTGAAGTCACCATTGAGGACAAGAACACGTCTGTCTTCTTCAGGCTGTACGGCACCAACTACTCGCTCTACACCCACAGCTACCTCTGCTACGGGCAGACGCAGGCCTTGAAGAtgctgctggcagctctccaCCAG GGCAGCCCGTCTCCCCAGCAGATATCACACCCCTGCTACCCCAAGGGATACCGGGAGAACATCACCACGGCAGACCTCTACAACAGTCCCTGTGTCCgtgcaccaagcacacccagccCTGCACAGGTCCTCACGGTGACGGGGACAGGGGACCCACCAGCGTGCAGCACTGCCATCCAGAAACTCTTCAACTTCAGCTGTGGGGCCAACAGGACGTGCGGGTTCAATGGGGTTTATCAGCCGCCTGTGCGGGGACAGTTCTTT GCCTTTTCGGGGCTTTATCACAACTTTCACTTTCTGAACCTGACTGGAGGGCAGTCCCTGACCTCGGTCAATGCCACCATTGGGCAGTTCTGCaccagcagctgggagaag GTGCAGAAGGAGTTCCCCACCATGGACAGGACCCACCTCCGTGATGCCTGCGCAGCCAGTTCCTACACCCTCACCCTTCTCCTGCAAGGCTACAAATTCAACCACACGACATGGCTTAACATCCACTTCGTCCCGCAG GTCGCTAATGTAGACATGGGCTGGACTCTGGGCTACATGCTCAATCTCACCAACATGATTCCCTCAGAGACTCCCCAGAGAGTCGTAGGGCTCCAGAGAAGCAACTGGATAGCAGCCACAGTTTTACTGGCTGTCATGCTCATCCTCATCTTCTGCCTGCTCACAGTCATATGCTGCCAGAAAAATTCCTCCGGTTATGAGAGTCTCTAG
- the LOC128154741 gene encoding ectonucleoside triphosphate diphosphohydrolase 8-like isoform X1: MQTRLLRVVGWSSAAVLGVLGVAVFLLVLTLAKDAALPTRNKYGLVFDAGSTHTALYIYQWPTDKENGTGIVSQVEACTVSGPGISSYADNPAGAGASLKPCLDKAMKIIPAEQQRETPTYLGATAGMRLLREQNSTKAERVFAEVAKAIGEYPVDFRGARILTGNEEGSFGWITVNYLLETLVKFSFAEKWEHPRDTEVLGALDLGGASTQITFQPEVTIEDKNTSVFFRLYGTNYSLYTHSYLCYGQTQALKMLLAALHQGSPSPQQISHPCYPKGYRENITTADLYNSPCVRAPSTPSPAQVLTVTGTGDPPACSTAIQKLFNFSCGANRTCGFNGVYQPPVRGQFFAFSGLYHNFHFLNLTGGQSLTSVNATIGQFCTSSWEKVRSCLGDASPCPRFTWVLGSLRAHLQPILCCADGSWRELGGAQRSLDRERDGRAACSLPGPPFSPGTGIPRSLLPAALRGSSLQCGCTKHCSVLAALPSNSTSAGAEGVPHHGQDPPP; this comes from the exons ATGCAGACGCGCCTGCTCAGGGTGGTGGGCTGGAGCTCGGCAGCCGTGCTGGGAGTGCTGGGGGTGGCCGTCTTCCTCCTGGTCCTGACCCTGGCGAAGGATGCTGCCCTTCCTACGAGGAACAAA tACGGTCTGGTGTTTGACGCTGGCTCCACACACACGGCTCTCTACATCTACCAGTGGCCCACAGACAAGGAGAACGGCACTGGCATCGTCTCCCAGGTGGAGGCCTGCACTGTATCTG GACCTGGCATCTCCAGCTACGCAGACAACCCCGCTGGGGCTGGAGCCAGCCTGAAGCCCTGCCTGGACAAGGCCATGAAGATCATCCCGGCAGAGCAGCAGCGGGAGACCCCCACCTACCTGGGGGCCACAGCGGGCATGCGGCTGCTGAG ggagcagaaCAGCACCAAGGCCGAGCGGGTCTTCGCCGAGGTTGCCAAGGCCATTGGCGAGTACCCTGTGGACTTCCGCGGAGCTCGGATCCTCACGGGGAACGAGGAGGGCTCCTTCGGCTGGATCACCGTCAACTACCTGCTGGAGACGCTCGTCAAG ttttcctttgcagagaAATGGGAACATCCACGGGACACCGAGGTTCTCGGAGCTCTGGACCTTGGAGGTGCCTCAACACAAATAACCTTCCAGCCTGAAGTCACCATTGAGGACAAGAACACGTCTGTCTTCTTCAGGCTGTACGGCACCAACTACTCGCTCTACACCCACAGCTACCTCTGCTACGGGCAGACGCAGGCCTTGAAGAtgctgctggcagctctccaCCAG GGCAGCCCGTCTCCCCAGCAGATATCACACCCCTGCTACCCCAAGGGATACCGGGAGAACATCACCACGGCAGACCTCTACAACAGTCCCTGTGTCCgtgcaccaagcacacccagccCTGCACAGGTCCTCACGGTGACGGGGACAGGGGACCCACCAGCGTGCAGCACTGCCATCCAGAAACTCTTCAACTTCAGCTGTGGGGCCAACAGGACGTGCGGGTTCAATGGGGTTTATCAGCCGCCTGTGCGGGGACAGTTCTTT GCCTTTTCGGGGCTTTATCACAACTTTCACTTTCTGAACCTGACTGGAGGGCAGTCCCTGACCTCGGTCAATGCCACCATTGGGCAGTTCTGCaccagcagctgggagaaggtGAGATCCTGCTTAGGAGatgccagcccctgcccacgTTTCACCTGGGTGCTGGGCAGCCTGAGGGCTCATCTGCAGCCCATCCTCTGCTGCGCAGACGGCagctggagggagctgggaggagcACAAAGATCTCTGGACAGGGAGAGAGATGGGagagcagcctgcagcctcccaggtcctcctttctccccaggcACAGGCATTCCCAGGTCTTTGCTCCCAGCTGCACTGCGGGGCTCTTCCCTGCAGTGTGGGTGCACCAAGCACTGCTCTGTGCTGGCGGCCCTCCCCAGCAATTCCACCTCTGCAGGTGCAGAAGGAGTTCCCCACCATGGACAGGACCCACCTCCGTGA